The stretch of DNA gttttttgaatataggAATCATGATTTCGggaaaattctatttagaaatattttattatgaacatgagtaattttgaaatgaatgtttaattaattaattgggaATTGCATCacagaaataaaagaatcgAAAATAAAGTGATCGAGACTTTGATGAATAAAGTATTATCGGTAAATTATGAGAAGGgttttttaaaagacataagaaaacataattataGTTTGCTCTTTTTGTAACTGAATGATAAAGTTATCAAAAATACTCAGCCATGAAAAActgaatagtaaaataaaaaatattcgaacTAAACATCCACAAAAATGTCATAAAGAAATGAGTTTTGCTTCAACAGTGGCTGTACGAATTTGTTTAAActctatcttttttaaaaattgtcttttattcGTGTGAACagagtgttgtttttttttttaaattattactaaataacaatgaaaataattgaaacataaatgtgaattactatttttacaaaatagctCAATGAATAATGACATCAAGAGAAAGTAtgattgtgataatattttttaaaaaactatcttctcatttttataagaaaaacagGCGCGCGAAGCGCGCCCAGTGATCTcgtaatatgtaaaaattacaGTTTTTCGATCTTTAAAATGCAAAATGTTTAATCAAAAGCAGTAGTAcgtgaaattttcaatttttttttttttgtcagatTTCTGCAACGACCAGGACTAGATCCCTTATTCCCTTCGAACGCAACCTAATTCTACCTAATACGTTTGCCGTACTCTAACCGACTTAACCACGAAGGCAAGTTGACAACacgatatttttattctacttgAATTAACTCTATGCTGAGAGCTTAcgtataacttttttattgttataaatttaaaaaatcgtgtCAAGTGGCTTAGTAGTTAATATAGATgaaaatgcaatttatttatagttttaacATTTTCTTATACACTTATcgatcatattttaatttattatggcAACTGtatctaagaaaaagatgaaactAAATGAATTGTGTtgtaaactaaattaattcgTCAGCCACTTACCGCAATTGTTATAACAATCACTTTagcaattgatttatttgaacatttatttatttaacaaataaattacatgtatattatgtGCTGAATAAATGAATGACTAAGGAggagcagtagctaaggaaaagatgtagttgAGGAATTGATgtagtcaaaaaaattatttggtacactgagaaaattttttgatgaaaaaaagaagaataaaaacaaaacataaatttacaattaatgtcgccaaaaagcctcaatttttaaatacctgtctattcatcatacctttaataatcaaaagacgtaaaatatccaaaagaatgtcaaaattttgaagtataaagttgaataatttgctggataaaaaaaaatttttttttaaattaggcgctgcagtttttattatttattttattattattatatcatgtATCGAAATAGCgcctaatttaaaaaaaaatttttttttatccagcaaattattcaactttatacttcaaaattttgacattcttttggatattttacgtcttttgattattaaaggtatgatgaatagacaggtatttaaaaattgaggctttttggcgacattaattgtaaatttatgttttgtttttatttcacttattttgtttaaattaataataaattatatttgtaattcgtctactttaaattgaccgtgaataccataataaataataaataataatcgaatactaattttctggaatataaaaatttaaacgtgtatacatatatactatatatgtatacgctttgaataaaaggaaaaagaaacaaattctgctataccatcaatgataaataactaataCATGCGGctgcatacacacatatataaaaaaaattcaggagtAGGGATAGGCGCGGGGTATGCGCAACGTATCCGAAGAAATTAGACATTtcagcttgaaaatttattttttagtaagattTAATACCTGGCTTTTACAGactcttatattttttttattatttgttggaaaaaatcgaGAGTAGGCTTATTGGAAAGAGAGGCATCGATATACATAatgaaactatttttattttttttttttaacaaataattagaacgccatttgataaattaaaaacgacaACGTCACGGACCACtgacttaaaatacttatacccgGTAAAGAGTctcgctttttaaaaattgaggcgagaCTCTACCGAGTCTCTTGATTATTCTCGATAATACAGGATGTCTCGTAAGTCGCGCATAGTAGGTATACCACGGGATTGtacgtgaaattttaaatagtacatgtttttaaattttgggtCTACGACGCTTTGTGCCTGAGTTATTAACGTTTTAAGTTGACCAATCAGAATCGAGCgtcgataattattatcattatggcgTCTGAATCCACGTGTGTGTTTACTCGATAtagattaaattgtttttgtttttttaattaattcaaaattcaaaggCTAGATAGAGCTAAATCATAAATTCGCTTGATGAATGCGCAGCAGCAAACTCACACACAGAACTCACACTAATCatgacaaaataatcatttttaatttaaaatcacatttatatttttgatcacattatgtgatttatttattgatcacattttaatttaaaaacacttttatattttttttgtgtgtatgAGTTTGCAGCTGCGCATTCATCCAGCGAATTTATGATTTAGCTCTGTCTGGCGTTccaattttgaattaattaaacaaacaagAACAATTTAATCTATGTCGAGTAAACACACACGTGGATTCAGAcgccataatgataataattatcgacGCTCGATTCTGATTGGTCAACTTGAAACGTTAATAACTCAGGCACTGAGCATTTAAAAACAtgtactatttaaaatttcacgtaCAATCTCGTGGTATACCTACCATGCGCAACTTACGAGACATCCTGTAGAAATAAACTTCTTggcaaaaacatttttaaaggaagaaagaatttttttttcataaagtataattgttttgtaaaGAGAAAGGAAGAAGTCTTGAATTAAACGAAATCTGTTTATTTCATACAGATGGCGTTTTGTGTCGAACGATagtagagtgggtataagcagagtgaagccaCCGAGGTCCCATTAGTCCGACATTTTGTGCTCGCCGTATGGAGCGAGTATAAGAGGTTTTCGTCACTTCCGAGATAAAAATCATCTACTATCGtttagagtgggtataagcagagtgaagccaTATATGATTTTTACCTCGGAAGTGACGGAAATCTCTTATACTCACTCCCTACAGCGAGCTCGGAAGTGACGGAAACCTCTTATACCCATTCCATACAGCGAGCACAAAATGTCGGACTAATAAAACTTCTGTGGCTTTACTCTGCTTATAGCCACTCTAAACGATagtagagtgggtataagcggAGTGGTGCCAATAGCcgtcttgttttttattggtTCGCCATTACCTGCGTTTAGTATGAAGTGGGGAGAAGAGGGAGTTTTGAATATAGcttaaaaagaaagaaattgatttaatatataaatcaagtaaatatatattttgaataaataataatttatatttttacggaggctaggagccgaaaggctcagccgcagtattggatttatcccccaaaaaaaaaaaaacgttcataactTCTAAACTAATTGTCATAAAGACTTCGGATTTCGCTCAAAAGACGCGGATTTGGAAATTCTATCGcccctaataaaaaaaaacattatttattcggccatttttttttttctccaaaaaacgaaaaaaaaaaaattgtttttttttttttttttgcacgaaaaatactattcgtacgataaaaattcattcgaaaaagttatagaattttgaaaaaggATTATTTCAAACCTAATATGAAACCTCTGCGACTACTCTATTTTGAGTTATAGCTTGtgccgttttcattttttaggcaaACCATAACTCGTGATGAAATGGTGTTAGGgacttcatattaggcttaaaacatGCGTATTCAAAAAATCTATCGCCTCTCCGAGAAAACTTCGAtctatgaattatatttttcataaaaattgaaaaaaaaccgttttttttttttaaaaaaatttagtttttagaaaaaaaaaaaaaagtgactgaacAGATAATGCTCTTTTTCATGAAGGGCGATGGAGTTTCAGAAGACGCGttgtttgagcctaatacgaagtctctactacaattttatcaaaagttattgcttTTCTAGTTTTCGAGTAATTTCTGAAAGACGCTCTAACTTTCGACAAAATCGTCCTAGATACTTTGTATAAGACTTAAAAAGCATGTGTGGTAaaatcctacaacttttactcgaaacttttttcaaaaaaaataatagtttttataaaattgtaaaaaatagaatttttgaaatattttcgtaatttttttttcaaaaatagaaaaaaattgattattggaATCAGGATAAACTTCTTgaggggcgatagagttttgaaAACCACGTTTTTTGAGCCTAATTTGAAGTCATTCCGTTGATTCTAACAAAAGTTAAAGCTTGCTTTAACTCTACGTAAtttgagcgaaaaaaaaaaaaaaaaaattgattttgagaaaattaaaaaaaaatgtactattattgtattgttactttcaaaaatcatttaacagataaaatttaacacggccctagccggagtattgaaaattttgaatttttaacggtaacgcgggccacacgccccaacaaacgttaccagatctttttaattattaaattattcttaaatcaattattgaattatttatttaataattcaataaataatttaaataaacacagCTATATTAATAACTTGGTTTTATTcatattcaaattatatttataaaaatatatttgaatttaacttttataaatatacctataaatatatatatatatatatacagtggTGGTTTCggggatatttttttttttgcgactTTATTCAGTAATTGAACTTCGTACATCAATGTACATTCATGTATGAgatgattttattgtatacaccaaaataaaaaaattttcatcgatTGGTACTTTCGAGGACCATCGTTATCACACTGTTTCAAACCTTTACTTACCTTATTTATTCTAATCCTTTGTATTTTAGTATTGTGTTGGCATCAATTTAAAAGGTACAAAAAATAGAAGtagtaaattttacatttttaagacataaaatttaagattCGACGCAAGTCTTCAAAACAACCGATGCATGAAGAATTTATCTATGTAATGGAGGTTTCGAGGacctttctttttaaatttcaattatccCTTTAATATAACCCAATGACTATTTTGACGGTGACAATAGTCCTTATATCTATTGATTAATACTTATATTGAATGTGTATATTATGTTTGTCATTTGTAGACTTCAGtcgtttgtcaaatttttgtttgttaatttaacaaaaaaaaatttgtaaaatcttttgacaaattttatttgttaattttacaaacaaaaaatttgtaaaatatttttacaaactccgtttgttaattttacaaactctgtttgttaattttacaaacaaaaaatttgtaaaatgtttttacaaactccgtttgttaattttacaaatttcgtttgttaattttacaaatttttttttgtaaaattaactcGTAACATATAAATGaagatttaatgtaaaaataagaagaaTATCTGAAAAAATCTTGCATACGGTCGGATTGAGTCGGACGATGTGTGTTTTTATAAGCAGCTGACAATAGACAACAcgtgaagtattttttttcttcaaaaacaaataaataattattaaattataattataataaatcaataattcgtGTTTTCAATGACTTTATCAAGTAAGTTAATTTAAAGTGATTTATAAATCCCttcaagattatttataaatgttattttatatttttaattaattctcaattaataatataataacaatatgctTGTTGACAATATTTTCGAAGCTActtacttgataattaattgttaaatattcagGTAATATTGTAAGAATATGAATGGATTAGAAGAATTTCCTGATCAATGTCAATTCTCGAATGAGCaaatgtgtttttattattgttcagtataaaaatgaaaaaaaatgggtaCAGCTATCAGAGCATTTTACATATGCTGATATCATCCACAAAGGtttattacttatttattttgtttaattcacTTAAGAATTTGTTTGAttcataaatacttttttcaattttaaagtatatgaaatatttgcaTTACCTGAGGAGCAAGATATTGAGATTACTGATCTAAATGatgttttaattgattaagatatattatgtaattttatacgTTGAAGTAGTCATAGCTTGACATCTAAACTTAGAcagaaaatagtaaatttgttAGATATATGTaagatttttttgcttttttattttattgaaatgattaactaaaaaattgattatttgttgacaTTATCATATTATGTGATGTTTTTTCAGCTGAAAATATAGTTGCTAATGTTACACAAACTCATGGATTAAAGCATGCTGATAGTAGTACAAGTGCTGATGTTATACCAGTACCATCAGATAAACCAATTGATCTCAATGATGACAAAAAGCCTTTaccaaaaaaaccaaaattaaaaaaaaaaataactagtGACGTGGTTTCAGCTAAAGTTAGTTTATAAGAAAGAAtttgaattgtatttttttttcttcactttACTgaatatttagatatttttttattttatcaagcaaTTGAAAGAACTTCTTATAATCACACTAATATGGagatgaaatatttgaatcatACAATGATTTAGGATATTTGACAAAAAGAAATGTAGAAaagttattgtcaatattgtgGCAAGTGAACTtttgaaacataaaaaaataacccagaGATGTGgttttatttcaagataaattttatcaacaatgtttgactaaaaaattttctgataataattattaagtacAAAACGTATACAAAAGTTACAAAGATGgtagtgtatttaaaaataatacattttttcaaataaataaaatttcgattcatctacaaatttattatgacgAGTTTGAGGTTTGCAACCCTTCGAGTCCGAAAGCAGGTATACACAAAATtggtgctttttatttttccattttaaatttaccttaACATATGCTTTCAAAATTAGACAATATTCGTTTACTTGCCCTCGGTtatgattttgatatttaaagttTTGGTATAAAtccagttttaaaataatagttaatgattcaaaaattttcgaaacagatggtatatttataaaaagactTAATTCTTTTGTCAAAGGTATAGTTTAATATCTGTAAGTTTTGATAATTTGGGAGGAGCAAAAATAATAGGTATGAATGAATCTTTCGTAGCCACGTATTCTTGtagaatttgtaaaataactaTAAAAGAAGCTAGAAAAAGTGTTTCATTAAATGAAATTCTGTTGCAAACTAAATCAGAATTAATCTCATTATATCATCAGTTAgaatattgtaataatgatacatttaatttttatagtataaaaaaaaaaaatctttgggtagagttgaaattttatgattttgttgatagttcaattgttgatatatttcaTGACTTTTTAGAGGGTATTTGTCACCgagatataaaatatgtacttaaatatttgatcaagataggtATTGTCGAtctgtcaaatttaaataataaaatatcaacttttGATTATGGCTTACATAAAAGATCTAACCATCCATGTCCaatagatttaaataaaaacgcaAATTTAGTAGGTCAGCGTGGTGCTCACatgttttatttgataacTTATTTACCACTTCTTTTAACTGATGAAATAACGAAATTGATTCATGAGGGTACAAAAAAATGGagagttattttattgttaatagaaattatgaaaattgtatttgCTCCAACAATAAGCTATGATATGTTAGATAGACTAACAGTTTTAATTAAAGACCATCATAgtcttattattaatgaatttaattcatcaatgaTAATGAAAGATCATTTGATAACACATCTTccaatgattataaataaaatgggaCCACCAAGAATTCATTGGACCATGAAATACGAAAGtaaaaatggatttttaaaaagtttcgtatacaagttgaaaaatttcaaagacatAGCACATACACTGGCTAATCGTCATCAAAAATGTATGCTACAATCATGGAATAATAGAAAACTATATTCTGAAGACGAACCACAAATTAACAACCGaaaataataagtttaaaGTCAAGTGAATTTTgtgatattattaacaaaacgttaaatatataaattcaaataattatatttctataGGTAATAGTGTTGATATTCGAGGTGAAcatttgataatacaaaaatttatttgtacatcAAATACAAAAAGTTTTCCAACTTTCGGAAAAATCCTTATGattttttcacataatttaatgttttatatcATTTGTCAAAGTTGGAAGAATCCTTATGattttttcacataatttaatgttttatatcATTTGTCAAAGTTGGAAGAATTTCACCATCATGCTTAGGATATATTGTAGAAAATACTTTTGacagtgccgtaacaagggGTGGGCAAGAGGGGCAACTGCCCAGGGCGCAGTGTAAAGGGGGCGCACTTAGAAGCGcgtcacaagaaaaaaaatattcttttttaaacaattaaaaaaaaaattatattttcaggaaaGAAATTGACTACTGTCATTTATGATCATTCAGATATTACATAAACATGATCGTCTTTCTAAATTTTGAAGTTAATCGTCctcattattgtcatttgtcaTTTAGAGACAATCGTgctaaaacaatattaaaaatgcaaaataagacgtaaaataaaaaatatacttaataatttgaattgaaatttttttttgtttcttctgaCAACGGCCAAGACACGATCCTCTATACTCTAAAATTCTACCTAATTCTACCTATCACTAACATCGTACTATAACCGACTTAACCAGTAACGCAGGTTAACATGGACCGATTTTTATTCTGCTTGTATTGACTATATATGCCAAAGGTTTGCctatcctttttttaattgacataaaTTGAGATGATTGAGGCAAAtggctgagaaattaattcagattacgaatttatttatttggtcacatccttttcttagcaacatttgccataattaattaataaaaaagctattgccaaatattgctgaggaaagaatgtatcaccaaatatattatttcctaGTCTAAATGAATTCGTTAGCTATTTtagacaataatttcaatttatgataGAGATattgctaaggaattaatttagactagaaattaatatatttggttacattctttccctagatacatttgccataattaattaatcaaaaagctaTTGGTGACTGTTGCTAAAGAttggatgtaaccaaataaattatttcattatctagATCAATTTCTCTGCAATGGTTTCTATAATACAATAGAATCATTGTGCCAAATTGATTGTATCTTCAATAGACTTCGATGACATCATAGATGAATTTTCCAGCGACAACGCCAGAAGACAAAAACTGTTTTGATTTTCTAATGATCTATTCTTCATCTATAGgtatcacttttaaaatattttgtcttctATATTAATatc from Aphidius gifuensis isolate YNYX2018 linkage group LG4, ASM1490517v1, whole genome shotgun sequence encodes:
- the LOC122855048 gene encoding uncharacterized protein LOC122855048, with protein sequence MNESFVATYSCRICKITIKEARKSVSLNEILLQTKSELISLYHQLEYCNNDTFNFYSIKKKNLWVELKFYDFVDSSIVDIFHDFLEGICHRDIKYVLKYLIKIGIVDLSNLNNKISTFDYGLHKRSNHPCPIDLNKNANLVGQRGAHMFYLITYLPLLLTDEITKLIHEGTKKWRVILLLIEIMKIVFAPTISYDMLDRLTVLIKDHHSLIINEFNSSMIMKDHLITHLPMIINKMGPPRIHWTMKYESKNGFLKSFVYKLKNFKDIAHTLANRHQKCMLQSWNNRKLYSEDEPQINNRK